From one Methanomicrobia archaeon genomic stretch:
- a CDS encoding DUF123 domain-containing protein: protein MKGTYVLIIENHVDTELRIGRIGHIPFKKGFYAYVGSALAGLEQRIGRHRRDLGNNKKLHWHIDYLLASPAVELKEVVCAETEARKECEIAMNLNQQLESIPKFGCSDCSCTSHLFFCNDGAELKERVYSSFQSAAVNFRATRIKPV, encoded by the coding sequence ATGAAAGGAACCTACGTGCTCATTATCGAGAACCATGTAGATACGGAGCTGAGAATAGGCAGAATAGGACATATACCGTTTAAAAAAGGCTTTTACGCCTATGTTGGCTCGGCACTTGCAGGCTTAGAGCAGCGGATAGGGAGGCACCGGCGCGACCTTGGCAACAACAAGAAGCTGCACTGGCACATCGATTATCTTCTCGCGAGCCCTGCAGTGGAGCTAAAGGAAGTGGTATGCGCGGAAACCGAGGCGCGAAAAGAATGCGAAATCGCCATGAACCTGAATCAGCAGTTAGAGTCCATTCCCAAATTTGGCTGCTCAGATTGCTCCTGTACCAGCCATCTGTTCTTCTGTAACGACGGGGCTGAACTCAAAGAGCGCGTTTACAGCAGCTTTCAGTCCGCAGCAGTAAATTTCCGCGCGACGAGGATAAAACCCGTATGA
- a CDS encoding pyridoxamine 5'-phosphate oxidase family protein gives MSAKKESHFGRVAELEEKKREEEVKITEEMEDVIAKTHSWVIATATEEGIPNVVPMAYAKVLSKNQLILGDFYLNKTKTNLLTNPHIAVSVWDPETKKGYQFKGTARIETSGAIFDEAVTMTRQKGAKAAPKSAVVIDVREIYVITPGADAGKKVAGAAVW, from the coding sequence ATGAGTGCTAAAAAAGAATCACATTTTGGACGTGTTGCCGAGCTTGAGGAGAAGAAGAGAGAAGAAGAAGTGAAAATAACAGAAGAGATGGAAGATGTTATTGCAAAAACGCACAGTTGGGTGATAGCAACGGCTACCGAGGAGGGAATACCAAATGTCGTTCCGATGGCCTATGCGAAAGTACTCTCAAAGAACCAGCTCATACTTGGCGATTTCTATTTGAATAAGACCAAAACGAACTTACTTACCAATCCGCATATCGCGGTTTCGGTGTGGGATCCCGAGACCAAAAAGGGGTACCAATTTAAGGGTACGGCGCGAATCGAGACGTCTGGCGCGATATTCGATGAAGCAGTAACGATGACTCGACAGAAGGGTGCCAAAGCAGCGCCGAAATCCGCAGTGGTCATTGATGTACGAGAGATTTATGTAATTACTCCGGGTGCTGACGCAGGAAAGAAGGTTGCTGGCGCCGCAGTTTGGTAA
- the nadA gene encoding quinolinate synthase NadA translates to MCGAVMGKERIEELKGKKNAIILAHNYERAEVQDIAEFVGDSLELAQKAMDTNADIIVFCGVDFMAETAAILNPHKKVINPDVCAICPMAQQLPQDFLRAAKRAHPDASVLLYVNTLADSKALADCICTSANVREVVRAMDAQIILFGPDRNLAYYAQKSTTKKIIPVPEHGNCPTHHQISLEDLVKAKEAHPKAKILVHPECVPEVQDRADYIASTSGMVKIAKESDYEEFIIGTEIGLLHRLETEAAGKKFYPVSSTAVCPQMKMCTLEKIETALEQEQPEVVLPPEIMEKARKPIERMLALSN, encoded by the coding sequence ATGTGTGGTGCGGTCATGGGGAAAGAGCGAATAGAGGAGCTAAAGGGGAAGAAGAACGCGATTATTTTAGCGCATAACTACGAACGAGCGGAGGTGCAGGATATCGCGGAGTTTGTTGGGGATTCCTTAGAGCTTGCACAGAAAGCAATGGATACAAATGCGGATATAATCGTCTTTTGCGGCGTAGATTTCATGGCAGAGACGGCAGCAATATTAAATCCTCATAAGAAAGTTATTAATCCGGATGTCTGTGCGATCTGCCCGATGGCGCAGCAATTGCCACAGGACTTTCTCCGTGCGGCGAAGCGCGCGCATCCCGATGCCAGCGTGCTCCTGTATGTGAACACCCTTGCGGATAGTAAGGCGCTTGCTGACTGCATCTGCACCTCGGCGAACGTGCGGGAAGTCGTTCGGGCAATGGACGCTCAGATCATATTGTTTGGGCCGGATCGCAACCTGGCGTATTACGCGCAGAAGAGCACGACGAAGAAGATCATTCCCGTGCCTGAGCACGGCAATTGCCCGACGCATCATCAAATCTCGCTCGAAGACCTCGTGAAGGCGAAGGAAGCGCATCCAAAGGCGAAGATACTGGTTCATCCCGAGTGCGTCCCTGAGGTGCAGGACCGAGCGGATTACATCGCGTCCACCAGTGGTATGGTAAAGATAGCTAAGGAATCGGATTACGAGGAGTTTATAATCGGTACTGAGATCGGACTTTTGCATCGGCTGGAAACAGAAGCGGCGGGCAAGAAATTTTATCCTGTCTCTAGCACTGCGGTCTGCCCGCAGATGAAGATGTGCACGTTGGAGAAGATAGAGACAGCGTTAGAGCAGGAGCAGCCCGAAGTCGTGCTACCCCCCGAGATCATGGAGAAAGCGCGAAAACCCATCGAGCGGATGCTCGCCTTATCTAACTAA